The DNA segment CTTTAAAAACTATGGGTTCAAAATGTACCATTTACTGAAGTTTTAGAGATGTTACACATGTATATCTAAGCGTTGAACACGTACCTTCTTATTTACATCCGTCACTGATAGTAACTaattatagcctgtttggccaagcttctcaagacaaaaaaagtgctttttttcccaaaagcactttttttcctaatttgaggtgtttggccaagcttatttgggaaaaaaagtgcttttgggaagaagcagaagcagtttcagagaagcagaaaaagtagctgctttccaaaagcagaagcagttttggcttttcttcttacctaaaatacccttaacaaaatatagtatataccaaaataacccttaaacctaatacttaggatattgatttataaatatttcttcttattttttaggaaactttctaatatatagtgtctttaggggtgaatgcttttatatttgttgaaggaattttaatatatttaacttatattaaaagaattaagtactttttaattttattttcatattttacttaaataaaatgattttttttaattattgcatgtaataacaaaattttgatattatttatttacttataatattaattattaagtaaatctattcatgtccttattcgtaatttgacacttaaaagcactttctaaaaagcttggccaaacacaaattatttctcaaaagtgcttttcagactgattagccaaacacaaactgattctcttcaaaagtacttttttcaaaagcacttctcaaaataagctgatttctccagcttggccaaacaggctataaaggCTCCGTTGAATCTGTTATATGAACAGTGGATTCAGTTTTTTCCCCCATATTTCAGTGGTTGATGCAGCATCAGCCATCAATGAAGCAGATAATGGCAATCATGGCAGAAAGAGATGCCGCCATACAAGAGCGGAATCTGGCCCTTTCTGAAAAAAAGGCTGCCTTGGCAGAGCGCGACATGGCTATCCTTCAGCGGGATTCAGCAATAGCAGAACGAAATAATGCAATCATGGAACGGGATAACGCTATTGCTACTCTTCAGTATCGGGAAAGCTCGATAAGTGGTGGTGGTCAGATTGCCCGGGGAGTGGTAAAACACATGCACCATCCTCAACAACATGTACATGTACATCATCAGCCACATATGGGAGAACCTACATATAACCCGAGAGACATGCACGTGAATGAATCCATGCCAGTTTCACCTGTTGCACCGGAGCCCACAAAGCCCCGTCGGAACAAAAGAGCTAAGGAGCCAAAGGCAATGACGGGTTCCAAGAAGACTCCAAAAGCATCAAAGAAAGTAAAAAGGGAAACTGAagatcttaaccaaacgacaTTTGGCAAGTCACAAGAGTGGAAGGGTGCACAAGAGATGGGCGATGCAAGTGATGACCTTAATAGGCAGTTAGCTGTGTCAAAACCCGATTGGAAGGATCAAGACCTGGGGCTAAACCAAGTCGCATTCGATGAAACAACAATGCCAGTCCCAGTTTGTTCCTGCACTGGAGTTTTAAGACCTTGCTATAAATGGGGAAACGGAGGTTGGCAATCCTCATGTTGCACGACCAATTTGTCGATGTATCCTCTACCAGCCGTTCCTAACAAGCGACATGCCCGAATTGGTGGTCGAAAAATGAGTGGAAGTGCATTCACCAAGCTGCTTAGTCGTCTGGCGGCAGAAGGCCATGATCTATCAAATCCAGTCGATCTCAAGAACCACTGGGCAAAGCATGGGACGAACCGCTACATCACCATCAAATAATGTTACCGCTCATTACATTCCTTTATTGTGGGTGAGAGAAGGATTCTATTAGCGCAAATTTAAGTTTATCGTCCTAAAATGTCAGCTGTTTGCTTCATAGTTGTATCAACGGGAGATAACTGTAAAGAAGCATTGTATTCAGGAAACTTTCTGTTGTATCAAACGTTGATGTTAATTTATTGAATATCTAGTGTGATGGTTTTATAAGGTTCTTGACTCTGTTTACAGTAGTTTGCTTCTTTTTGCTGGCCTTCTCTATTTTAAAACCTTGCAGATAATATCTGTCCCAACTATTCTCTTTTGTTTACTGCCATAAAAAAACTTGTTCTAACATTGTTGCACTACAACAACGACAAACACAGTATAATCACACATAGAGggttctggggagggtagtgtgtccttacccctatcttgtagagatagagaggttgtttccaatagaccctcggctcagagaaGCATGAGCATCATAATAATGAAGAGAAAAACAAGCGCAACAACGAGAAGTCACGTTAAAGCAGCATAAATAAAAACCAGACAGTAAGATGACCAAAGTGAAAAAAACGACAAGTAGTCATAAAAATCAAATACCAACAAAATATGAAAGTACGTACTAATACTACTGATAAGAACACGGAGGACACTAAACTAACTAACCTACTATCATAATCCTCGACCTCCGTACCTTCCTAtgaagggtcatgtcctcggtcagctgaaGATGTGTCacgtcttgcctaatcacctcttccCAATTCTTCTTCggtctacctctacctctcctcagGCCCTCCAGTGATAACCTCTCACATCTCATTGACTGAGGTGTCTGTGCTCCTCCTCTTCATATGTCCAAGCCATCGAAGCTTCGTTTTCCGCATCTTGTCGTCAATAGGGTCAAACCCATCTTGTCCcaaataacttcattcctaaggGGTTCTAACATTGTTACTCTCTTAACTaattttcgttttcttttgtATGAGAACAACGATTAGACAACAACAATGAACGCAATAGGACTCTAAGGTGTTGTTTGGTTCGAAGACAAGTTAGTCAAAAATTAGCAACGCGGGGATTAGTAATACGgagattctttttcttcttattggATCTTTtcaagaaaaataagaaataaattaTATTCGGTTTGGTTTTTAATCtatttatctatctatatctatatctatctacatctatatctatattattataaaagcacgaataatttatgctaaatgttgaacgactaaaatatcctcgaaatattgatcgacttttatgcccttaaatatttgtataatttaaggATCTAATTGTACATTACCTAAAGATGGAATTCTTTTTCGATTTAAACTACACATACACCGGCCCTACAAACTTGATCCTACCTGGATTTGAAAGACACGTCCATAATTCCCTCTTTT comes from the Nicotiana sylvestris chromosome 4, ASM39365v2, whole genome shotgun sequence genome and includes:
- the LOC104244928 gene encoding protein BASIC PENTACYSTEINE6-like; the protein is MDDSGHRDNGRHKPPQGQWLMQHQPSMKQIMAIMAERDAAIQERNLALSEKKAALAERDMAILQRDSAIAERNNAIMERDNAIATLQYRESSISGGGQIARGVVKHMHHPQQHVHVHHQPHMGEPTYNPRDMHVNESMPVSPVAPEPTKPRRNKRAKEPKAMTGSKKTPKASKKVKRETEDLNQTTFGKSQEWKGAQEMGDASDDLNRQLAVSKPDWKDQDLGLNQVAFDETTMPVPVCSCTGVLRPCYKWGNGGWQSSCCTTNLSMYPLPAVPNKRHARIGGRKMSGSAFTKLLSRLAAEGHDLSNPVDLKNHWAKHGTNRYITIK